In Haloplanus rubicundus, one DNA window encodes the following:
- a CDS encoding branched-chain amino acid ABC transporter permease, with protein MRGLVIGLAGVGLSMTYSILNFANFSHGDYITSGAFAGWATTYVVAGLGRADIGSLLLVGAGGSVFGGALGIGVTTTPVAVVAGIAVAGVTTVLLALAIDRVVYRPIRDESGITLLITSIGVAFALRYLIQFVFGSSVRGTTAAGSVPQLSLYFVDGVVRVDAHDATLFVVAGGLMVAVHLLLQTTKLGKAMRAMSDNEDLARVTGIPTERVVRATWIIGGALTGVAGYVFILWKGTLGFNDGWLLLLLIFAAVILGGIGSIYGAIAGGLVIGIAASVSVIWIPSAFSRAAAFVVMIVILLVRPQGLFSGRSTA; from the coding sequence ATGCGCGGCCTCGTGATCGGCCTCGCCGGGGTCGGTCTGTCGATGACCTACAGCATTCTGAATTTCGCGAACTTCTCACACGGCGACTACATCACGAGCGGGGCCTTCGCCGGGTGGGCAACGACGTACGTCGTCGCCGGGTTGGGGCGGGCCGACATCGGCTCGCTCCTCCTCGTCGGCGCCGGCGGCTCCGTCTTCGGCGGTGCGCTCGGCATCGGCGTGACGACGACGCCCGTCGCCGTCGTCGCCGGCATCGCCGTCGCGGGCGTCACGACGGTGCTGCTGGCGCTGGCCATCGACCGCGTCGTCTACAGACCCATCCGCGACGAGAGCGGGATCACCCTGCTGATCACCAGCATCGGGGTGGCGTTCGCCCTTCGCTACCTGATCCAGTTCGTCTTCGGCTCCAGCGTCCGCGGCACGACAGCCGCCGGGTCGGTCCCACAACTGTCGCTGTATTTCGTCGACGGCGTGGTCCGGGTCGACGCCCACGACGCCACGCTCTTCGTCGTCGCCGGCGGACTCATGGTCGCCGTCCACCTCCTCCTCCAGACGACGAAGCTCGGCAAGGCGATGCGCGCCATGTCGGACAACGAGGACCTCGCGCGCGTGACCGGGATTCCAACCGAACGCGTCGTCCGCGCGACGTGGATCATCGGCGGCGCCCTGACCGGCGTCGCCGGCTACGTGTTCATCCTCTGGAAGGGGACGCTCGGCTTCAACGACGGCTGGCTCCTCCTCTTGCTCATCTTCGCCGCGGTCATCCTCGGCGGCATCGGCTCCATCTACGGCGCCATCGCCGGCGGCCTCGTCATCGGCATCGCGGCGTCGGTGTCCGTCATCTGGATCCCCTCCGCGTTCTCCCGCGCCGCCGCCTTCGTCGTCATGATCGTCATCCTGCTCGTGCGTCCGCAGGGGCTGTTCTCCGGGAGGTCGACCGCATGA
- a CDS encoding DMT family transporter, translated as MTSADRRALAAFAVAGILFGGTFVAAKAGLDYFPPLLFVALRFDVAAVALGAYAVATTPRDRLLPRTRHDAAGILATGVLAIGLTNALLFVGQGYTTSAVAAIVFSLNPILTPIFAALLLADERLSRRGVAGMALGFVGVALVVNPDPATLLDLGVGKAILLAGAITGAVGSVLIRWSGDSLSSTVRTAWGLPFAAALTHLLSWWTGESPDAVVWHPEAIAALAYVGLLAGAVAYIAYFGLLDAAGAIRANLVFYAVPVVAAVGGWALLGELVSTLAVGGFVTIFAGFAVIGSESLDVRVTLCRLRARLSPSTADTSTDAMDGPCGIEAD; from the coding sequence GTGACCTCGGCAGACCGTCGCGCGCTGGCCGCGTTCGCGGTCGCGGGCATCCTCTTCGGCGGCACCTTCGTCGCGGCGAAGGCCGGTCTCGACTACTTCCCGCCCCTCCTCTTCGTCGCGCTCCGCTTCGACGTGGCGGCCGTCGCGCTCGGCGCGTACGCCGTCGCCACGACGCCGCGTGACCGACTCCTGCCACGTACCCGACACGACGCCGCCGGCATCCTCGCAACTGGCGTCCTCGCCATCGGCCTGACGAACGCCCTCCTGTTCGTGGGGCAGGGGTACACCACCAGCGCCGTCGCCGCCATCGTCTTCAGCCTCAACCCCATCCTGACGCCCATCTTCGCCGCGCTCCTGTTGGCCGACGAGCGCCTCTCCCGGCGCGGCGTCGCGGGCATGGCCCTCGGCTTCGTCGGCGTCGCCCTCGTGGTCAACCCCGACCCCGCGACCCTCCTCGACCTCGGGGTCGGCAAGGCCATCCTGCTGGCCGGAGCGATCACCGGCGCGGTCGGGAGCGTCCTCATCCGCTGGAGCGGCGACTCCCTGTCGAGTACCGTCCGGACCGCGTGGGGACTCCCCTTCGCGGCGGCACTCACGCACCTGCTCAGCTGGTGGACCGGCGAGTCGCCGGACGCGGTCGTCTGGCACCCCGAGGCCATCGCCGCACTGGCGTACGTCGGCTTGCTGGCCGGCGCCGTCGCCTACATCGCCTACTTCGGCCTCCTCGACGCCGCGGGGGCGATTCGGGCGAACCTCGTCTTCTACGCCGTGCCCGTCGTCGCCGCGGTGGGTGGCTGGGCGCTCCTCGGCGAACTCGTCTCGACGCTCGCCGTCGGCGGATTCGTGACCATCTTCGCCGGCTTCGCCGTGATCGGCAGCGAGTCCCTAGACGTTCGCGTGACGCTCTGCCGACTTCGTGCACGCCTCTCCCCGTCGACCGCCGACACCTCGACCGACGCCATGGACGGCCCCTGTGGCATCGAAGCGGACTGA
- a CDS encoding potassium channel family protein, with amino-acid sequence MAERDHIVIAGGGRVGRRVAEDFVNRGTDVTIVERDASRIDAADADDRVTYLEGDATRPSMLKRAITDETDVVGALTGDQSTNLAVCMAAKQLFPDLETVARIQVEDGDEYTEFVDRVYFPERASIKAAVNALAGSDIRTLEGVTGDLELFDVRVGYDAPAAGEVVADALPEGSLVISQASGDVAVQHSTTLVAGRRYIVAADHEVVDEVLTQLRGATDD; translated from the coding sequence ATGGCCGAACGGGACCACATCGTCATCGCCGGCGGCGGCCGAGTCGGGCGGCGGGTGGCGGAGGACTTCGTCAACCGCGGCACCGACGTGACCATCGTCGAACGGGACGCGAGTCGGATCGACGCCGCGGACGCGGACGACCGCGTAACGTATCTGGAGGGCGACGCCACGCGTCCCTCGATGCTCAAACGGGCAATCACCGACGAGACGGACGTAGTCGGCGCGCTGACAGGCGACCAGTCGACCAACCTCGCCGTCTGCATGGCGGCCAAACAGCTCTTTCCGGATCTCGAAACCGTCGCGCGCATCCAAGTCGAGGACGGCGACGAGTACACCGAGTTCGTCGACCGGGTGTACTTCCCCGAGCGGGCGAGCATCAAGGCGGCCGTCAACGCCCTCGCCGGGAGCGATATCCGCACGCTCGAAGGCGTCACCGGCGACCTCGAACTGTTCGACGTGCGGGTGGGCTACGACGCGCCCGCCGCGGGCGAAGTCGTCGCCGACGCCCTCCCCGAGGGCTCGCTCGTCATCTCACAGGCCAGCGGGGACGTGGCTGTCCAGCACTCGACCACGCTCGTCGCCGGCCGGCGCTACATCGTCGCCGCCGACCACGAAGTCGTCGACGAGGTGCTCACGCAGCTACGCGGCGCCACCGATGACTGA
- a CDS encoding GNAT family N-acetyltransferase: MVTVEPAAPAEADAVADLWVALATDGRRHGSHLRPAASRDAVRESLARHAADGGLTVARSDGELVGFVRFDVERGPLTQDCTRGVVRDLFVTPAARDDGVGTRLLDAAEAALRDRGVDVVAVEALARNADTIRFYERRGYRPHRIEFEREVENDKRPRRDR; this comes from the coding sequence ATGGTCACGGTCGAACCGGCGGCGCCCGCCGAGGCCGACGCCGTCGCCGACCTCTGGGTGGCGCTCGCGACGGACGGGCGGCGGCACGGCTCCCACCTTCGCCCGGCGGCGAGCCGCGACGCAGTCCGGGAGTCGCTGGCTCGACACGCTGCCGACGGCGGCCTCACGGTAGCCCGCTCGGACGGGGAGCTCGTGGGGTTCGTCCGGTTCGACGTGGAGCGTGGCCCGCTGACGCAGGACTGCACTCGCGGCGTCGTCCGCGACCTGTTCGTCACCCCCGCCGCCCGCGACGACGGCGTGGGGACGCGCCTCCTCGACGCCGCCGAGGCGGCGCTCCGGGACCGCGGCGTCGACGTCGTCGCCGTCGAGGCGCTCGCCCGCAACGCGGACACGATCCGGTTCTACGAACGTCGGGGGTACCGACCCCACCGGATCGAGTTCGAACGGGAGGTCGAAAACGATAAACGTCCACGCAGGGACCGGTAA
- a CDS encoding branched-chain amino acid ABC transporter permease → MSESETDESAAGTLRHLWAQDAVKIAALLLVIYGAYLVSGLVLGYSVRGQLNSLASLTFYIGVFATLALALNLHWGYTGLFNIGVVGFMAVGIYVMAFVSKPLYGSGGAAQVGGLGLPIPVGILAGMVAAAVLGFVVALPALRLRADYLAIVTIAMSEIVRFSFLSSTFQRFQFPYNLAGDTTRVGFGGGSGLILDFPDPLLAFIDAIGLSGAYDGLVALVGGVVPNNPEPIVHSLVYGLVLLGVVAAYFWLLKRTGESPFGRVLKAIREDEDVARALGKNTDRFKIVSFMLGCALMGLAGILWLMGQGAVTPNFFRPRLTFFVWIALIIGGAGSNTGSVMGGAVFAAVLYQGPLYFQNVVTSVFQPGEAPSSFGPAISPLISNVDPFPFLLYTLDSVRQLQLVVMGVALVWLMHNRPEGMLGHRKETAAAIPLGRPGGGAGRGGGSDPDAAPTPGTDGDGSGGATDE, encoded by the coding sequence ATGAGCGAGAGCGAGACCGACGAATCCGCGGCCGGGACGCTCCGCCACCTCTGGGCACAGGACGCGGTCAAAATCGCCGCCCTCCTGCTCGTCATCTACGGGGCGTATCTCGTCAGCGGCCTCGTCCTCGGCTACAGCGTCCGCGGCCAGTTGAACTCGCTCGCCTCACTCACCTTCTACATCGGCGTCTTCGCCACCCTCGCGCTCGCCTTGAACCTCCACTGGGGGTACACCGGCCTGTTCAACATCGGCGTCGTCGGCTTCATGGCCGTCGGCATCTACGTGATGGCCTTCGTCTCCAAGCCGCTGTACGGCTCCGGGGGTGCCGCGCAGGTCGGCGGCCTCGGCCTCCCAATCCCGGTCGGCATCCTCGCCGGGATGGTCGCCGCTGCGGTGCTCGGCTTCGTCGTTGCCCTCCCCGCGCTTCGGCTTCGCGCCGACTACCTCGCCATCGTGACCATCGCGATGTCCGAAATCGTCCGCTTCTCCTTCCTCTCGTCGACCTTCCAGCGGTTCCAGTTCCCGTACAACCTCGCCGGCGACACCACCCGCGTCGGCTTCGGCGGCGGGAGCGGCCTCATCCTCGATTTCCCCGACCCCCTCCTCGCGTTCATCGACGCCATCGGGCTCTCGGGGGCGTACGACGGTCTCGTCGCCCTCGTCGGCGGCGTCGTTCCGAACAACCCCGAACCCATCGTCCACAGTCTCGTCTACGGGCTGGTCCTCCTCGGCGTCGTCGCCGCCTACTTCTGGCTCCTGAAGCGGACGGGCGAGTCGCCGTTCGGGCGCGTCCTGAAGGCCATCCGCGAGGACGAGGACGTGGCCCGCGCCCTCGGCAAGAACACCGACCGCTTCAAAATCGTCTCGTTCATGCTCGGCTGTGCGCTGATGGGGCTGGCCGGTATCCTCTGGCTGATGGGCCAGGGCGCGGTGACGCCCAACTTCTTCCGGCCGCGGCTCACCTTCTTCGTCTGGATCGCGCTCATCATCGGGGGCGCCGGGTCCAATACCGGCAGCGTCATGGGTGGGGCCGTCTTCGCCGCCGTCCTCTATCAGGGGCCGCTCTACTTCCAGAACGTCGTCACCTCCGTCTTCCAACCCGGCGAGGCGCCGAGCAGTTTCGGGCCGGCGATTTCGCCGCTCATCTCCAACGTCGATCCGTTCCCCTTCCTGCTATACACGCTCGATTCGGTGCGCCAGCTCCAGCTGGTCGTCATGGGCGTCGCGCTCGTCTGGTTGATGCACAATCGGCCGGAGGGAATGCTCGGCCACCGCAAGGAGACGGCCGCGGCCATCCCGCTCGGGCGGCCGGGCGGCGGCGCGGGCCGTGGCGGCGGCTCGGACCCTGACGCCGCCCCGACGCCGGGGACCGACGGCGACGGCTCCGGAGGTGCGACCGATGAGTAA
- a CDS encoding ABC transporter substrate-binding protein has protein sequence MVRDIGRRELLVGAGTAGAVGLAGCIGGGGDGGDGGGGDGGGGGGGGDGGPDMLVVIGYPESGIQLFRDYYSMASGEHDILVPDGLRDGAMPGQVGNDMENVIGTAPAAGGPNQEAFTSMFQDQYGAEPGVFTSQSYDSVALQILANAAAGENDGTAIRDQMRRIANPGGTEYGPQNFLDAVEAAANGEDINYQGASSATNFNQAGDPASAAYAIWEFRGADQEGTSQVEVQNFEGANPSGGGAMADSGPGGMGRTIDVGILLPETGDLASVGGPMIQAAQLPARQVNNSDLDLEVNAQVEDTQTSPSAGVTAAEALVNAGMPSVCGSASSGVNVPVSQEVFIPNQIVGCSPSSTALSVTSLDDDDYIFRTAPSDQLQGRVMAQVASERLENTSAATLYVNNDYGQQLSNRFTEVFQDEFGGTVTNQVAFNIGESSYTSVLETALSA, from the coding sequence ATGGTACGTGATATCGGACGACGCGAGTTGCTCGTCGGGGCCGGAACGGCCGGTGCCGTCGGATTAGCGGGCTGTATCGGCGGTGGCGGCGACGGTGGCGACGGTGGCGGTGGCGACGGTGGCGGTGGCGGCGGTGGCGGCGACGGTGGCCCCGACATGCTCGTCGTCATCGGCTACCCCGAGAGCGGGATCCAGCTGTTCCGCGACTACTACTCCATGGCGAGCGGCGAACACGACATCCTCGTGCCGGACGGCCTCCGCGACGGCGCCATGCCCGGACAGGTCGGCAACGACATGGAGAACGTTATCGGGACGGCGCCCGCCGCAGGCGGGCCGAATCAGGAGGCGTTCACGTCGATGTTCCAGGACCAGTACGGCGCGGAACCAGGGGTGTTCACCTCCCAGTCGTACGACTCGGTCGCTCTCCAGATTCTCGCGAACGCGGCGGCGGGCGAGAACGACGGGACGGCCATCCGCGACCAGATGCGTCGTATCGCCAACCCCGGCGGCACCGAGTACGGCCCCCAGAACTTCCTCGACGCCGTCGAGGCGGCGGCCAACGGCGAGGACATCAACTACCAAGGCGCCTCCAGCGCGACCAACTTCAACCAGGCCGGCGATCCGGCGTCCGCGGCGTACGCCATCTGGGAGTTCCGAGGAGCCGATCAGGAGGGGACCAGCCAGGTCGAGGTGCAGAACTTCGAGGGCGCGAACCCGTCGGGTGGTGGCGCGATGGCCGACAGCGGCCCCGGCGGCATGGGCCGCACCATCGACGTGGGCATCCTCCTGCCGGAGACGGGTGACCTCGCGTCCGTCGGCGGCCCGATGATCCAGGCGGCGCAGTTGCCGGCGCGGCAGGTCAACAACTCCGATCTGGATCTGGAGGTGAACGCGCAGGTCGAGGACACCCAGACGTCGCCCTCGGCGGGCGTGACGGCGGCGGAAGCCCTCGTCAACGCCGGGATGCCGAGCGTCTGTGGCTCCGCGTCCTCCGGCGTGAACGTCCCCGTCTCACAGGAGGTGTTCATCCCCAACCAGATCGTCGGCTGTTCGCCGTCCAGTACCGCCCTCTCGGTCACGAGCCTCGACGACGACGACTACATCTTCCGGACCGCACCATCCGACCAGTTGCAGGGCCGCGTGATGGCACAGGTCGCGTCCGAACGCCTCGAGAACACGTCGGCGGCGACGCTGTACGTCAACAACGACTACGGCCAGCAACTCTCGAATCGCTTCACCGAAGTGTTCCAAGACGAGTTCGGCGGCACCGTGACGAATCAGGTGGCGTTCAACATCGGCGAGTCGTCGTACACGTCGGTGCTCGAGACGGCGCTGTCGGCCTAA
- a CDS encoding ABC transporter ATP-binding protein has product MSKSITQSRPDVSETPLRVEGLTKRFGGITAVDGASFEVERGTLTGLIGPNGAGKSTTFNLITGMLSPDTGTITFDGDDITGHEPYEIANRGLVRTFQIARELGEMTVLENMMLAPKGQRGEHLWRSVLPGARGSVRKQEAELLDRVWETLDFFDIEHLAEEYAGNLSGGQRKLLEMARALLTDPDMLLLDEPFAGVNPTLEKRLLEHIHELRDQGYTFLLVEHDMDLIMNNCRHVIVMHQGQILTEGTPAEIKSNEEVIEAYLGGDV; this is encoded by the coding sequence ATGAGTAAGTCGATCACCCAGTCCCGGCCCGACGTGAGCGAGACGCCGCTCCGGGTCGAGGGGCTGACGAAACGCTTCGGCGGCATCACGGCCGTCGACGGCGCGAGCTTCGAGGTCGAACGCGGGACGCTCACGGGGCTGATCGGCCCGAACGGCGCCGGCAAGTCGACGACGTTCAACCTCATTACCGGCATGCTCTCGCCCGACACGGGGACGATCACCTTCGACGGCGACGACATCACCGGGCACGAACCCTACGAAATCGCCAATCGCGGGCTGGTCAGGACTTTCCAGATCGCCCGCGAACTCGGCGAGATGACCGTCCTCGAGAACATGATGCTCGCGCCGAAGGGCCAGCGTGGCGAACATCTCTGGCGGTCGGTCCTCCCCGGCGCCCGCGGGAGCGTCCGAAAGCAGGAAGCCGAACTCCTCGACCGGGTGTGGGAGACGCTTGACTTCTTCGACATCGAACACCTCGCCGAGGAGTACGCGGGCAACCTCTCTGGCGGCCAGCGCAAACTGCTGGAGATGGCACGGGCGCTCCTGACCGACCCCGACATGCTCCTCCTCGACGAACCGTTCGCCGGCGTCAACCCGACGCTGGAGAAACGGCTCCTCGAACACATCCACGAACTCCGCGATCAGGGGTACACCTTCCTCCTGGTCGAACACGACATGGATCTCATCATGAACAACTGCCGGCACGTGATCGTGATGCACCAGGGGCAGATTCTGACCGAAGGGACGCCCGCGGAGATCAAATCGAACGAGGAGGTCATCGAGGCGTATCTGGGAGGCGACGTATGA
- a CDS encoding SDR family oxidoreductase, protein MNGIRDSVAVVTGASSGIGRAAAMRFAAEGASVVAADVDAAGGEETVDAIHEAGGEATFVETDVSDRDDVEAMVATAVERYGGLDFAFNNAGIEGHNDSLVDQSDDDWERVVDINLKGVFLGLQAEIPAMIEDGGGAIVNTSSIAGVVGFQGVSPYVASKHGVIGLTKTAALEYGRDGVRVNAISPGVIETPMVERASTANPEMIEGVSEATPMGRIGEPEEIGDAAVWLCSADASFVTGETLVIDGGYVSQ, encoded by the coding sequence ATGAACGGAATCCGGGATTCGGTGGCGGTCGTAACGGGTGCGAGCAGCGGTATCGGCCGGGCGGCAGCGATGCGATTCGCCGCGGAGGGTGCGAGCGTCGTCGCGGCGGACGTGGACGCGGCCGGCGGGGAGGAGACCGTCGACGCGATCCACGAGGCCGGTGGCGAGGCGACGTTCGTCGAGACGGACGTGAGCGACCGGGACGACGTCGAGGCGATGGTCGCCACGGCCGTCGAGCGCTACGGCGGTCTCGACTTCGCGTTCAACAACGCCGGTATCGAGGGGCACAACGACTCGTTGGTCGATCAGTCGGACGACGACTGGGAGCGCGTCGTCGACATCAACCTCAAGGGCGTCTTTCTGGGACTGCAGGCCGAGATCCCCGCGATGATCGAGGACGGCGGCGGCGCCATCGTGAACACCTCCTCCATCGCGGGCGTCGTCGGCTTTCAGGGCGTCAGCCCCTACGTCGCGAGCAAGCACGGCGTGATCGGGTTGACCAAGACCGCCGCGCTGGAGTACGGCCGGGACGGCGTGCGGGTAAACGCCATCTCGCCGGGGGTGATCGAGACGCCGATGGTCGAACGGGCGTCGACGGCGAACCCGGAGATGATCGAGGGCGTCAGCGAGGCGACGCCGATGGGTCGCATCGGCGAGCCCGAGGAAATCGGCGACGCCGCGGTGTGGCTCTGCTCGGCCGACGCGTCCTTCGTGACCGGCGAGACGCTGGTGATCGACGGCGGGTACGTAAGTCAGTGA
- a CDS encoding IS6 family transposase has product MAEITRLSGNNDWIDLDFVERERTPEPAMKLGIQMHLAGLSLSNTVSALDSLGVERSRKAVHDWVQKADPQPVSGKAPNQVAVDETVIRINDQQFWLYAAADPQTNELLHLRLFSTTTIGLTELFLNELREKHDVESALFLVDGAKHLQTALDRSGLRFQTERHGNRNAIERIFREVKRRTSSFSNCFSHVEPATAENWLQSFARWHNAPN; this is encoded by the coding sequence ATGGCAGAAATCACACGCCTCAGCGGGAATAACGACTGGATTGATTTGGATTTTGTGGAGCGAGAGCGGACACCCGAGCCGGCGATGAAGCTCGGTATTCAGATGCATCTGGCTGGACTATCACTTTCGAATACCGTCTCTGCTCTTGATAGTTTGGGTGTCGAACGTTCTCGAAAAGCGGTTCACGATTGGGTACAGAAGGCCGATCCACAGCCGGTCAGCGGAAAGGCTCCGAATCAGGTTGCGGTTGACGAAACCGTGATTCGAATCAACGATCAGCAGTTCTGGCTGTACGCCGCCGCGGATCCACAGACGAACGAATTACTCCATCTACGGCTGTTTTCGACCACTACAATCGGTCTCACCGAACTCTTTCTCAACGAACTGCGGGAGAAACACGATGTCGAATCCGCCCTGTTTCTCGTCGATGGCGCCAAACATCTCCAAACTGCACTCGACCGATCGGGGCTCCGATTTCAGACAGAACGCCACGGAAATCGGAATGCCATTGAACGTATCTTTAGAGAAGTAAAACGACGAACCTCTTCGTTTTCAAACTGTTTTAGCCACGTCGAACCAGCAACAGCTGAAAACTGGTTGCAGAGTTTCGCTCGCTGGCACAATGCTCCAAACTAA
- a CDS encoding ABC transporter ATP-binding protein, with translation MSLLTVRDLDAGYGDLQILSGVDMDVGDEEYVTIVGPNGAGKSTVMKSVFGLTTYMGGEVTFDGRDITGRPPEEIIHEGIGYVPQSDNVFASLSVRENLEMGAYILDDLPEDRLREVFERFPVLEERQSQTAGTMSGGQRQMLAMGRALMLDPALLLLDEPSAGLAPDLVDEMFDRIDEINDAGTAILMVEQNAKEALRRCDRGYVLANGQNRFEGDGRTLLDDEEVRQQFLGG, from the coding sequence ATGAGCCTCCTGACCGTCCGCGACTTAGACGCCGGCTACGGCGACCTCCAGATCCTGAGCGGCGTCGACATGGACGTCGGCGACGAGGAGTACGTCACCATCGTCGGCCCGAACGGCGCCGGCAAGTCGACCGTGATGAAGTCCGTCTTCGGCCTCACCACCTACATGGGTGGGGAGGTGACCTTCGACGGCCGGGACATCACCGGCCGTCCCCCCGAGGAGATCATCCACGAGGGGATCGGATACGTGCCACAGTCCGACAACGTGTTCGCGTCGCTGTCGGTCCGGGAGAACCTGGAGATGGGTGCGTACATCCTCGACGACCTGCCCGAAGACCGACTCCGGGAGGTGTTCGAGCGGTTCCCGGTCCTCGAGGAGCGCCAGAGCCAGACGGCGGGGACGATGAGCGGCGGGCAACGACAGATGCTCGCCATGGGCCGGGCGCTGATGCTCGACCCCGCGCTCCTCCTGCTGGACGAACCGAGCGCCGGTCTCGCGCCCGACCTCGTCGACGAGATGTTCGACCGGATCGACGAGATCAACGACGCCGGCACGGCGATCCTGATGGTCGAGCAGAACGCGAAGGAGGCGCTCCGGCGCTGTGATCGGGGGTACGTCCTCGCGAACGGCCAGAATCGGTTCGAGGGCGACGGCCGGACGCTCCTCGACGACGAGGAGGTCCGCCAGCAGTTCCTCGGCGGTTAG
- a CDS encoding DUF5785 family protein, producing the protein MDWPHDPDGEEGSEGGRKYGHAVIAKKVDEDQDFPLEVAAFVDQYGDDPVRIDHETVVSLRDIFEGVDAEEFGDFVEMHRALGKAMRANGYWFYQESS; encoded by the coding sequence ATGGATTGGCCACACGACCCGGACGGCGAGGAGGGCAGCGAGGGCGGCCGCAAGTACGGCCACGCCGTCATCGCCAAGAAAGTCGACGAAGACCAGGACTTCCCCCTCGAGGTCGCGGCCTTCGTCGACCAGTACGGCGACGACCCCGTTCGGATCGACCACGAGACGGTCGTCTCCCTCCGGGACATCTTCGAGGGCGTCGACGCCGAGGAGTTCGGCGACTTCGTCGAGATGCACCGCGCGCTCGGCAAGGCGATGCGGGCGAACGGCTACTGGTTCTATCAGGAATCGTCGTAA
- a CDS encoding pyridoxamine 5'-phosphate oxidase family protein codes for MDHVEYVYTVGMDAAELDDYLRAGSHGVLALADGDDAYAVPLSYHYDGDRLLLRVSTHDDDGEKRRYLETTETATFVPFAAGTDESWSIHVRGPITEWSGAVDEATLNEWFPPFRLFDEAVEDVAFTLYELEMESVIGRRTAGTDSQ; via the coding sequence ATGGACCACGTCGAGTACGTCTACACCGTCGGCATGGACGCCGCCGAGCTGGACGACTACCTCCGCGCCGGCTCCCACGGCGTCCTCGCCCTCGCCGACGGCGACGACGCCTACGCAGTACCGCTGAGCTACCACTACGACGGCGACCGACTCCTCCTCCGCGTCAGTACCCACGACGACGACGGCGAGAAGCGACGCTACCTCGAGACGACCGAGACGGCGACGTTCGTCCCCTTCGCTGCCGGCACCGACGAGTCGTGGAGCATCCACGTTCGCGGGCCGATCACGGAGTGGTCGGGCGCCGTCGACGAGGCGACGCTCAACGAGTGGTTCCCGCCGTTCCGACTGTTCGACGAAGCCGTCGAGGACGTGGCGTTCACGCTGTACGAACTCGAGATGGAGTCCGTGATCGGGCGACGAACCGCCGGTACCGACTCACAATAA
- a CDS encoding helix-turn-helix transcriptional regulator, translating into MESALAEIEFLARSPNRVAVLRRLAEGRHTRTDLVVATGASQATLGRILRDFEERSWIRRVDGGYVATATGELVADGFFDLLDIVATETELRPILDYLPTDAIDVDLRRFGDATITVPSGTKPNAPVGRVLDLLGGASSVRAFSHAFNEGSLGVVERRVTAGEMTFEGVFSRDAIDAVADDEGLRRRLESLLDAPGASLRVRPAEIPVAVTVADERVHLLLRDANGVLQASVDTDDPVVRDWADERFERYWQEASALGYDDIDA; encoded by the coding sequence ATGGAGTCCGCACTCGCGGAGATCGAGTTCCTCGCGCGCTCGCCGAATCGGGTGGCGGTGCTCCGCCGCCTCGCCGAGGGGCGGCATACGCGCACGGACCTCGTGGTGGCGACCGGCGCCTCGCAGGCGACGCTCGGGCGGATTCTCCGCGACTTCGAGGAGCGTTCGTGGATCAGACGCGTCGACGGCGGCTACGTCGCCACCGCGACGGGCGAACTCGTCGCCGACGGCTTCTTCGACCTGCTCGACATCGTGGCGACGGAGACGGAGCTCCGGCCGATCCTGGACTACCTCCCGACGGACGCCATCGACGTCGACCTCCGGCGGTTCGGCGACGCGACCATCACCGTCCCGAGCGGAACGAAACCGAACGCGCCGGTCGGGCGCGTCCTCGACCTGCTCGGCGGGGCGTCGTCGGTCCGGGCGTTCTCCCACGCGTTCAACGAGGGGAGCCTCGGCGTCGTCGAGCGGCGCGTGACCGCCGGGGAGATGACGTTCGAAGGAGTGTTCTCCCGGGACGCCATCGACGCCGTGGCCGACGACGAGGGGCTGCGGCGGCGCCTCGAATCCCTCCTCGACGCGCCGGGCGCGAGCCTCCGGGTCCGGCCGGCCGAGATTCCGGTGGCCGTGACCGTCGCCGACGAGCGGGTCCATCTCCTCCTCCGGGACGCGAACGGCGTGTTACAGGCCTCGGTCGACACCGACGATCCGGTCGTCCGCGACTGGGCCGACGAGCGGTTCGAACGGTACTGGCAGGAGGCGTCCGCGCTCGGATACGACGACATCGACGCCTGA